A genomic segment from Modestobacter roseus encodes:
- a CDS encoding DedA family protein, producing the protein MTDALLTWVHDLMASPWVLVALFTLAAVDGFFPVVPGESVVITAGVFAATGQPDLPWVIAAAALGAFAGDHVSYLLGHTAGPRLRSRARPGSRRAALDRADRLLARRGGVLLVTARYVPGLRTAVTLTAGAVGWPLRRFTPFAALAAATWAGWSAGIGYVGGLAFERDPLRGLLLGLGLALGLAALGELVRFLLHLRRPRDDEPTDPARVPVPAG; encoded by the coding sequence GTGACCGACGCCCTGCTGACCTGGGTGCACGACCTGATGGCCTCGCCCTGGGTGCTGGTGGCCCTGTTCACGCTGGCCGCCGTCGACGGCTTCTTCCCGGTGGTGCCGGGCGAGAGCGTGGTCATCACCGCCGGGGTGTTCGCCGCCACCGGCCAGCCCGACCTGCCGTGGGTGATCGCGGCCGCCGCGCTCGGCGCGTTCGCCGGCGACCACGTCTCCTACCTGCTCGGGCACACGGCGGGCCCGCGGCTGCGCTCCCGGGCGCGGCCCGGCAGCCGCCGCGCCGCCCTCGACCGGGCCGATCGGCTGCTCGCCCGGCGCGGGGGCGTGCTGCTGGTGACCGCCCGCTACGTGCCCGGACTGCGGACGGCGGTCACCCTGACCGCCGGCGCGGTCGGCTGGCCGCTGCGCCGGTTCACGCCGTTCGCCGCGCTGGCCGCGGCCACCTGGGCCGGGTGGTCCGCGGGGATCGGGTACGTCGGTGGGCTGGCCTTCGAGCGCGACCCGCTGCGCGGTCTGCTGCTGGGACTGGGGCTGGCGCTGGGTCTCGCCGCACTGGGCGAGCTGGTCCGCTTCCTGCTGCACCTCCGGCGCCCCCGGGACGACGAGCCCACCGACCCGGCACGAGTGCCGGTGCCGGCGGGCTGA
- a CDS encoding sensor domain-containing phosphodiesterase, with product MIGSTPSPSAPALSPAWLHRVLDAARTRLGMEVAWMSTFTESAQLIQAASGALEEMHVQEGMQPSLEGSFCVRVLGGQLPPVVTAARRNTVTRDLAVTADLGIGSYVGAPVRSPDGRPVGMLCCLSRDDGAHLDGAAARTLELLADLIADRLADPLPAPPLDPAGQVREVLLEGGVVTHVQPIVDLASGATVAYEALARFPEVGGGPAGLFSAAAAAGLGRELEELAARAALAVAPRLPAGRPLGINLSPDALLSRSVTGLLLDHRHLDLAVEVTEHSPVADYDALERALGCLREAGIGLTVDDAGAGYASLRHVLRLRPDAVKLDIALVSGLHTDPAKQAMVTALVSFAAATGTRLVAEGVEEAAELETLRSLGVGQGQGHLFGRPAPLL from the coding sequence GTGATCGGGAGCACACCGTCGCCGTCCGCACCCGCCCTGTCCCCCGCCTGGCTGCACCGGGTGCTCGACGCGGCGCGCACCCGGCTGGGCATGGAGGTGGCCTGGATGTCGACGTTCACCGAGAGCGCCCAGCTGATCCAGGCCGCCAGCGGCGCGCTGGAGGAGATGCACGTCCAGGAGGGGATGCAGCCCTCGCTGGAGGGGTCGTTCTGCGTGCGGGTGCTCGGCGGGCAGCTCCCCCCGGTGGTCACCGCCGCCCGCCGGAACACGGTCACGCGCGACCTGGCGGTCACCGCCGACCTGGGCATCGGGTCCTACGTGGGGGCGCCGGTGCGGAGCCCGGACGGCCGCCCGGTCGGGATGCTGTGCTGCCTGAGCCGCGACGACGGCGCCCACCTGGACGGCGCCGCCGCCCGCACCCTGGAGCTGCTGGCCGACCTCATCGCCGACCGGCTGGCCGACCCGCTGCCCGCACCCCCGCTCGACCCCGCCGGGCAGGTGCGCGAGGTGCTCCTCGAGGGCGGGGTCGTCACCCACGTGCAGCCGATCGTCGACCTGGCGAGCGGGGCGACGGTGGCCTACGAGGCGCTCGCCCGGTTCCCCGAGGTCGGCGGCGGACCTGCGGGGCTGTTCAGCGCCGCGGCCGCCGCCGGGCTCGGGCGGGAGCTGGAGGAACTGGCCGCCCGCGCCGCCCTCGCCGTCGCCCCGCGGCTGCCCGCAGGACGCCCGCTCGGGATCAACCTCTCCCCGGACGCGCTGCTGTCCCGGTCGGTGACCGGCCTGCTGCTCGACCACCGGCACCTCGACCTCGCGGTCGAGGTCACCGAGCACAGCCCGGTCGCGGACTACGACGCCCTGGAACGGGCGCTCGGGTGCCTGCGGGAGGCCGGGATCGGGCTGACCGTCGACGACGCCGGGGCCGGGTACGCCAGCCTGCGGCACGTGCTGCGGCTGCGCCCGGACGCCGTCAAGCTCGACATCGCGCTGGTGTCCGGCCTGCACACCGACCCGGCCAAGCAGGCGATGGTGACCGCGCTGGTCAGCTTCGCCGCCGCGACGGGGACCCGGCTGGTCGCCGAGGGGGTCGAGGAGGCCGCCGAGCTGGAGACCCTGCGGTCCCTGGGCGTGGGCCAGGGGCAGGGGCACCTGTTCGGCCGGCCGGCGCCGCTGCTCTGA
- a CDS encoding Gfo/Idh/MocA family protein: MDPVRFGLVGYGFGGRYFHAPLLAAAAEVDLVGVVTSSAQRRELVAREHPGTATFGSLAELRAAGAEAVAISTPADTHSALTDEALDLGLAVVCDKPFALDATAALASVERAERLGLRLAPYQNRRWDSDFRTVQALAEAGTLGTITRFESRFERFTPEPGPAPAGGGTLLDFGSHLVDQALVLLGPVTSVYAEWRVRANGLDDDVFVALTHVGGARSHLAGSWSEGAPGDRFRVTGTAGSYVVGGPMDGQEDALVAGQTPATLGPAWGAEPEERWGRVRRGDQAERVPTLPGAWDTFYPAFAAAVRGLGLVPVEPRDAVASLTVLDAARRSATEGVVVRLP, translated from the coding sequence ATGGACCCCGTTCGGTTCGGACTGGTCGGCTACGGGTTCGGCGGGCGGTACTTCCACGCGCCGCTGCTGGCCGCCGCCGCGGAGGTCGACCTGGTCGGCGTCGTCACCTCCTCGGCGCAGCGGCGGGAACTGGTGGCCCGCGAGCACCCCGGGACGGCGACGTTCGGGTCGCTCGCCGAGCTGCGTGCCGCCGGGGCGGAGGCGGTGGCGATCTCCACGCCCGCCGACACCCACAGCGCGCTGACCGACGAGGCGCTGGACCTCGGCCTCGCCGTCGTGTGCGACAAGCCGTTCGCGCTCGACGCGACCGCCGCCCTCGCCAGCGTCGAGCGGGCCGAGCGGCTGGGCCTGCGCCTGGCGCCGTACCAGAACCGGCGCTGGGACTCCGACTTCCGCACCGTCCAGGCGCTGGCCGAGGCCGGCACGCTCGGCACGATCACCCGGTTCGAGTCCCGCTTCGAGCGCTTCACCCCCGAGCCCGGGCCCGCGCCCGCCGGCGGGGGCACGCTGCTGGACTTCGGCAGCCACCTGGTCGACCAGGCCCTGGTGCTGCTCGGCCCGGTCACCTCGGTCTACGCCGAGTGGCGGGTGCGCGCGAACGGGCTGGACGACGACGTCTTCGTCGCCCTGACCCATGTCGGCGGCGCCCGCTCGCACCTGGCCGGCAGCTGGAGCGAGGGGGCGCCGGGCGACCGCTTCCGGGTCACCGGCACCGCCGGCAGCTACGTCGTCGGCGGGCCGATGGACGGCCAGGAGGACGCGCTGGTCGCCGGGCAGACCCCGGCCACCCTGGGGCCGGCCTGGGGTGCCGAGCCCGAGGAGCGCTGGGGGCGGGTCCGGCGCGGCGACCAGGCCGAGCGGGTGCCCACGCTGCCCGGCGCGTGGGACACCTTCTACCCGGCGTTCGCCGCCGCGGTGCGGGGCCTCGGCCTGGTGCCGGTGGAGCCCCGGGACGCCGTCGCCAGCCTCACCGTGCTCGACGCCGCCCGGCGCAGCGCCACCGAGGGCGTCGTCGTCCGGCTCCCCTAG
- a CDS encoding dicarboxylate/amino acid:cation symporter produces the protein MLARLRRVPFAVQVLLGLVVGIALGLVARAMGPVEGSFVDGTLVPGTDANWLTSTLGTIGSSFVGLLRAIVVPLIVTAIVVSIANLKQVSNAARLAGQTLLWFAITSLIAVSIGIGLGLLTRPGDNSSVDAALADYDGGSGSWWDFLTGLVPANFLGLEGNGSGGVSFNILQLIVVSVAIGVAALKVGEAAEPFLSVTRSVLAVVQKVLWWVILLAPIGTVGLIGNAVASYGWTSLGSLGVFVGAVYAGLAIVLLVVYPVLLKLHGLSPLRFYAGAWPAIQLAFVSRSSIGTLPVTQRVTEADLGVPRSYASFAVPLGATTKMDGCAAIYPALAAIFVAQFFDVPLSLTDYLLIALVSVVGSAATAGVTGAVVMLTLTLSTLGLPLAGVGLLLAVDPILDMGRTATNVTGQALVPTIVAKREGILDLARFNATRTADPLRAATGQDGVDGDLRAPQPASV, from the coding sequence GTGCTCGCACGTCTGCGCCGCGTCCCGTTCGCGGTCCAGGTCCTCCTCGGCCTCGTCGTCGGCATCGCCCTCGGGCTCGTCGCCCGCGCGATGGGCCCCGTCGAGGGCTCCTTCGTCGACGGGACGCTGGTCCCCGGCACCGACGCCAACTGGCTGACCAGCACCCTCGGCACCATCGGCAGCAGCTTCGTCGGGCTGCTGCGCGCGATCGTCGTCCCGCTGATCGTCACCGCGATCGTGGTGAGCATCGCCAACCTCAAGCAGGTGTCGAACGCCGCCCGGCTGGCCGGGCAGACCCTGCTGTGGTTCGCGATCACCTCGCTGATCGCCGTCTCCATCGGCATCGGGCTGGGGCTGCTCACCCGGCCCGGGGACAACAGCTCCGTCGACGCCGCGCTGGCCGACTACGACGGCGGGTCCGGTTCGTGGTGGGACTTCCTCACCGGCCTGGTGCCGGCGAACTTCCTCGGCCTGGAGGGCAACGGCTCCGGTGGGGTGAGCTTCAACATCCTGCAGCTGATCGTCGTCTCGGTCGCCATCGGCGTCGCCGCGCTCAAGGTGGGCGAGGCCGCCGAGCCGTTCCTGTCGGTGACCCGCTCGGTGCTGGCGGTCGTGCAGAAGGTCCTCTGGTGGGTCATCCTGCTGGCCCCGATCGGCACCGTCGGCCTGATCGGCAACGCGGTGGCCAGCTACGGCTGGACGTCGCTCGGCTCGCTCGGTGTCTTCGTCGGCGCGGTCTACGCCGGCCTGGCGATCGTCCTGCTCGTCGTCTACCCGGTGCTGCTGAAGCTGCACGGCCTCTCGCCGCTGCGCTTCTACGCCGGCGCCTGGCCGGCCATCCAGCTCGCCTTCGTCTCCCGCAGCTCGATCGGCACGCTGCCGGTGACCCAGCGGGTGACCGAGGCCGACCTCGGGGTCCCGCGCAGCTACGCCTCCTTCGCCGTGCCGCTGGGCGCGACCACGAAGATGGACGGCTGTGCGGCGATCTACCCGGCGCTGGCCGCGATCTTCGTGGCCCAGTTCTTCGACGTGCCGCTGTCGCTGACCGACTACCTGCTCATCGCGCTGGTCTCGGTGGTCGGCTCGGCGGCGACCGCGGGCGTCACCGGTGCCGTCGTGATGCTCACGCTGACGCTGTCCACCCTGGGCCTGCCGCTGGCCGGGGTGGGGCTGCTGCTGGCGGTCGACCCGATCCTGGACATGGGCCGCACCGCGACGAACGTCACCGGCCAGGCGCTGGTGCCGACCATCGTCGCCAAGCGGGAGGGCATCCTGGACCTCGCCCGGTTCAACGCCACCCGCACCGCCGACCCGCTGCGCGCCGCGAC